Proteins from a genomic interval of Medicago truncatula cultivar Jemalong A17 chromosome 3, MtrunA17r5.0-ANR, whole genome shotgun sequence:
- the LOC11438942 gene encoding uncharacterized protein, with the protein MEAKKEEALKAIENAEKRFSHRDFVGAKSYALKAKTLCPGLEGISQLVTTFEVYIASQVTCNGELDWYSIMGLNPSTNIEAVKKQYKKMAGLLHPDNNKCVGADGAFHLVSEAWARLSGSYDMKRNAQLGAGNGVNHKGLSSVHASGGNQDTFWTICTSCKVQYEYLRKYVNKKLSCKNCRGIFIALETAPANGSFPYSPWSYGSSSGYGSHSYDGVTYVPTNGAYFNGNGVPGYHSKHGYEYVSNVPYQLGSAGYVNQNGSTTLSACQTNGKAKRGRPKVKSGADRKHCLTETVVNISSDVSFSRNEPQEVKPSRPEKKRKVLGASLRNVHEGKGSKCASELALANGNGSVGHGQRISSTSEIPTKQYSMAPAFDARKLLIEKARTEIRKKLEEMKLASETAAAVIEGKKSQADVGQVKGDICTKTALNVSDNQLEHRKTVPVTITVPDPDFHDFDKDRSEPCFKPKQIWALYDEEDGMPRLYCLIREVVSVNPFKINISYLSSKTDSEFGPVNWLVSGFTKSCGNFRAMTSDVVDQVNIFSHVLSRVKAGRGGCVRIYPKCGDVWAVYRNWSTDWNRSTPDEVRHQYDMVEVLDDYSEELGLCVSPLIKLDGFKTVYKRNADKSAIRYIPRREMLRFSHQVPSWLLKGEEASNLPDKCWDLDPAATPDELLHAAIEANAS; encoded by the coding sequence ATGGAAGCAAAGAAAGAGGAAGCCCTTAAAGCAATAGAGAATGCTGAGAAAAGATTTTCTCATCGAGACTTTGTTGGAGCAAAAAGTTATGCTTTAAAAGCGAAAACATTGTGTCCTGGATTGGAGGGTATATCTCAATTGGTGACCACTTTCGAAGTTTACATTGCCTCTCAAGTTACGTGTAATGGCGAACTAGATTGGTATTCTATTATGGGTTTAAATCCTTCGACAAATATAGAAGCTGTGAAGAAACAGTACAAGAAGATGGCTGGGTTGCTCCACCCTGATAATAACAAGTGTGTCGGAGCTGATGGGGCGTTTCATCTTGTTTCTGAGGCATGGGCTAGGCTGTCTGGTAGTTATGACATGAAGAGAAATGCACAATTGGGTGCTGGGAATGGAGTTAATCACAAGGGTTTGTCTTCGGTTCATGCCTCTGGTGGTAATCAGGACACTTTCTGGACGATCTGCACTTCTTGCAAAGTTCAGTATGAGTATCTGCGCAAGTATGTAAACAAGAAACTCTCTTGTAAGAATTGCCGTGGGATATTCATTGCCCTTGAAACAGCCCCGGCAAATGGTTCATTCCCGTATAGTCCTTGGTCATATGGGTCTAGCAGTGGTTATGGAAGCCATTCATATGATGGAGTTACATATGTTCCCACTAATGGTGCCTATTTCAATGGTAATGGGGTCCCTGGATACCATTCGAAGCACGGGTATGAGTATGTTTCAAATGTTCCATATCAATTAGGCTCTGCCGGATACGTCAATCAAAATGGATCAACTACCTTATCTGCTTGTCAAACCAACGGGAAAGCAAAGAGGGGAAGACCAAAAGTTAAATCAGGAGCTGATAGGAAGCATTGCTTGACAGAGACAGTGGTCAATATAAGTTCAGATGTATCATTCTCCCGGAATGAACCACAGGAGGTTAAGCCGAGTAGACCtgagaagaaaaggaaagttcTGGGAGCTAGTTTAAGAAATGTTCATGAAGGAAAGGGTTCAAAGTGTGCTTCAGAGTTGGCTTTGGCTAATGGTAATGGAAGCGTTGGGCATGGCCAGAGGATTTCCAGTACTAGTGAAATTCCAACAAAACAGTATTCCATGGCACCAGCTTTTGATGCAAGAAAATTATTGATTGAGAAGGCCAGGACAGAAATAAGGAAGAAACTGGAAGAGATGAAGTTGGCATCTGAAACTGCAGCCGCTGTTATTGAGGGAAAAAAATCTCAAGCCGATGTTGGTCAGGTCAAAGGAGACATATGCACTAAAACAGCTCTGAATGTTTCTGATAATCAGTTAGAACATAGGAAAACGGTTCCAGTGACAATTACTGTCCCAGATCCTGACTTTCACGATTTCGATAAAGATAGGTCAGAGCCGTGCttcaaaccaaaacaaatatgGGCCTTGTATGATGAGGAGGATGGGATGCCCCGTTTGTATTGTCTGATCCGCGAAGTTGTCTCTGTCAATCCATTCAAGATTAACATTAGTTACTTGAGTTCGAAAACTGATAGTGAGTTTGGCCCAGTAAACTGGCTTGTTTCAGGTTTCACCAAATCTTGTGGAAATTTCAGGGCCATGACCTCTGATGTTGTTGaccaagttaacattttttctCATGTTCTAAGCAGGGTGAAGGCCGGTCGAGGTGGCTGTGTTCGCATATATCCCAAATGTGGGGATGTTTGGGCTGTTTACAGAAACTGGTCAACAGATTGGAACAGATCTACACCTGATGAAGTAAGGCATCAATATGATATGGTGGAGGTGCTAGATGATTATTCTGAGGAGCTTGGTCTTTGCGTTAGCCCCCTTATTAAGTTGGATGGGTTCAAAACTGTGTACAAGAGAAATGCAGACAAAAGTGCCATTAGATATATACCAAGAAGGGAAATGTTACGCTTTTCGCACCAAGTGCCTTCGTGGTTGTTGAAGGGGGAGGAAGCAAGCAATTTGCCTGACAAATGTTGGGACCTTGATCCAGCTGCAACTCCTGATGAGCTCCTTCATGCTGCCATAGAAGCAAATGCTTCGTAG
- the LOC11438504 gene encoding GDSL esterase/lipase At2g04570, producing the protein MTMKGGQRKNLLYTNNILCILLLQWLDLSLVKSAKVPAIIVFGDSSVDAGNNNFISTVARSNFQPYGRDFLGGKPTGRFSNGRIATDFISEAFGIKPYIPAYLDPSFNISQFATGVSFASAATGYDNATSDVLSVIPLWKQLEYYKEYQKKLGAYLGEKKAKETITKALYIISLGTNDFLENYYTIPGRASQYTPSEYQNFLAGIAQNFIHKLYDLGAKKISLGGLPPMGCLPLERTTNFAGGNDCVSNYNNIALEFNGKLNKLTTKLKKDLPGIRLVFSNPYDVLLGVVKKPGQYGFQVASMACCATGMFEMGYACSRASLFSCMDASRYVFWDSFHPTEKTNGIVANYLVKNALAQFLH; encoded by the exons ATGACAATGAAAGGAGGACAGAGAAAGAACCTTCTATACACAAACAATATTCTGTGCATCCTTTTGCTTCAATGGCTTGATCTCTCCTTAGTAAAGAGTGCTAAGGTTCCGGCGATCATAGTGTTCGGCGACTCATCCGTGGATGCCGGGAACAACAACTTCATATCGACGGTTGCTCGGAGCAATTTCCAGCCGTATGGACGTGATTTTCTGGGTGGGAAGCCAACTGGGAGATTCAGCAATGGTAGAATAGCAACTGATTTCATATCAGAAGCATTTGGTATCAAACCATACATACCAGCATACTTGGACCCTAGCTTTAACATCTCACAGTTTGCAACTGGTGTCTCCTTTGCTTCTGCTGCTACTGGTTATGATAATGCCACTTCAGATGTCCTG TCAGTTATACCATTGTGGAAGCAATTGGAGTACTATAAAGAATACCAAAAAAAGCTAGGTGCCTATCTTGGAGAAAAAAAGGCAAAAGAGACAATTACAAAAGCATTGTACATAATAAGTCTAGGAACAAACGACTTTCTAGAGAATTATTATACAATTCCTGGCAGGGCATCTCAATACACACCTAGTGAGTATCAAAATTTTCTTGCTGGAATAGCTCAAAATTTCATCCACAAACTTTATGATCTTGGTGCTAAGAAAATATCCCTAGGAGGTTTACCTCCAATGGGATGCTTGCCTTTGGAGAGAACTACTAATTTTGCTGGTGGGAATGATTGTGTGTCCAATTACAATAATATTGCATTGGAATTCAATGGTAAACTCAATAAATTAACCACAAAATTGAAGAAGGACCTTCCTGGGATCAGATTGGTGTTTTCAAATCCCTATGATGTTTTGTTGGGTGTTGTTAAAAAACCTGGCCAATATG GGTTTCAAGTAGCCTCAATGGCTTGTTGTGCTACTGGAATGTTTGAGATGGGATATGCATGTAGCAGGGCTAGTCTTTTCAGTTGTATGGATGCTTCTAGATATGTATTTTGGGACTCATTCCACCCAACAGAGAAAACAAATGGCATTGTTGCAAACTACTTGGTGAAGAATGCATTAGCTCAGTTTTTGCATTAG
- the LOC11438940 gene encoding transcriptional adapter ADA2a isoform X2 — translation MGRCCRAASRSSPIAADDNRSKRKKVALNADNLETSSAAGMGITTDGKVSLYHCNYCNKDISGKIRIKCAVCQDFDLCIECFSVGVELTPHKSNHPYRVMDNLSFPLICPDWSAEEEMLLLEALDMYGFGNWNDVADNIGTKSKSQCIDHYNTVYVNSPCFPVPDLSHFSGKNKEELLAMAKGNQVKKEFPPNAELTLKEEPLFSDGINSEESKKAETTNQTMSRLTSAHDKALSSSIKKASNVSQNNDGVKVEESQAGRSIGEKKPKLSGEYRPSMKVLSGYNSKRGDFDIEYDNDAEQVLAEMEFLDTDTEAEREMKLQVLRIYSKRLDERKRRKDFILERNLLCPNPFEKYLSPEELQICEQYKVFTRFHSKEEHEELLKTIIKEHRLAKRIQELKEARIAGCVTAAEAYQFIEQKRTKEAEQGDCKESGQIGTGGKTSQRPNVSKVELGSSPRSIHKGTTESFPGIKDAPAAIQDIARTLEEWDISDFDGAELLSESEIKLCNDIRMLPPHYLNITRIMQLEISNGRVTKKSDAYPLFKFSPSKIDRIYDMLVEKGVVQEK, via the exons ATGGGTCGGTGCTGCCGAGCTGCGTCACGCTCCTCTCCCATTGCTGCTGACGACAACag atccaAGAGAAAAAAGGTTGCCTTAAATGCTGACAATTTAGAAACTTCATCTGCAGCAG GCATGGGAATAACTACTGATGGCAAAGTATCACTATATCACTGTAATTACTGCAACAAAGATATTTCTGGGAAGATTCGCATCAAATGTGCCGTGTGTCAAGATTTTGATCTCTGCATTGAGTGCTTTTCTGTTGGTGTTGAGTTAACTCCTCATAAAAGCAATCATCCGTATCGGGTTATG GATAATCTATCTTTTCCGCTTATATGTCCAGATTGGAGTGCAGAGGAAGAGATGTTACTTCTTGAG GCCCTCGACATGTATGGATTTGGGAATTGGAATGATGTTGCAGACAACATTGGAACGAAAAGCAAATCTCAGTGTATTGACCACTATAATACTGTATATGTGAATTCACCATGTTTTCCTGTACCT GATTTGTCTCATTTTTCGGGAAAGAACAAAGAGGAACTCCTTGCCATGGCAAAGGGAAATCAAGTCAAGAAAG AATTTCCTCCAAATGCAGAGCTGACTCTGAAAGAAGAACCTCTCTTTTCTGATGGAATAAA CTCTGAAGAATCTAAGAAGGCAGAAACCACTAATCAAACAATGTCTAGGCTAACCTCAG CACACGATAAAGCTCTTTCAAGTTCAATCAAGAAGGCTTCCAATGTGAGCCAGAATAATGATGGAGTTAAGGTGGAAG AATCTCAAGCAGGTCGGAGCATCGGTGAAAAGAAACCTAAATTATCTGGGGAATATAGGCCTTCTATGAAAGTGTTGAGTGGGTACAATTCTAAGAGAGGTGACTTTGATATTGAATATGACAATGATGCTGAGCAAGTTTTGGCAGAAATGGAATTTTTGGACACTGATACTGAAGCTGAACGTGAAATGAAACTGCAAGTGCTCCGTATTTACTCAAAAAG GTTAGATGAACGAAAGCGCAGAAAAGATTTTATACTTGAAAGAAATTTACTTTGTCCCAATCCTTTTGAGAAATATCTCTCACCTGAAGAGCTTCAAATATGCGAACAGTACAAGGTCTTCACGCGATTTCACTCAAAAGAAGAGCACGAGGAGTTGCTAAAAACCATTATTAAAGAACACCGACTTGCCAAAAGAATACAAGAGTTAAAG GAAGCCAGAATTGCTGGCTGTGTAACTGCTGCTGAAGCATATCAATTTATTGAACAAAAGAGGACAAAAGAAGCCGAACAAGGTGACTGTAAAGAAAGTGGTCAGATTGGAACAGGTGGCAAGACTTCACAGAGACCAAATGTTTCCAAAGTAGAGCTTGGTAGTAGCCCGCGCAGTATCCATAAGGGCACTACAGAATCATTTCCTGGTATCAAGGATGCGCCAGCTGCCATACAAGATATCGCAAGGACACTAGAAGAATGGGATATCAGTGATTTTGATGGGGCTGAGTTGCTCTCTGAATCT GAAATAAAGCTTTGTAACGATATCAGAATGTTGCCGCCACACTACCTCAACATTACGCGGATTATGCAATTAGAAATTTCAAATGGCAGAGTAACCAAGAAATCTGATGCATATCCACTGTTCAAGTTCTCTCCAAGCAAGATTGATAGAATTTATGACATGCTTGTGGAAAAAGGAGTTGTTCAAGAAAAATGA
- the LOC11438940 gene encoding transcriptional adapter ADA2a isoform X1, protein MGRCCRAASRSSPIAADDNRSKRKKVALNADNLETSSAAGMGITTDGKVSLYHCNYCNKDISGKIRIKCAVCQDFDLCIECFSVGVELTPHKSNHPYRVMDNLSFPLICPDWSAEEEMLLLEALDMYGFGNWNDVADNIGTKSKSQCIDHYNTVYVNSPCFPVPDLSHFSGKNKEELLAMAKGNQVKKEFPPNAELTLKEEPLFSDGINSEESKKAETTNQTMSRLTSAHDKALSSSIKKASNVSQNNDGVKVEVESQAGRSIGEKKPKLSGEYRPSMKVLSGYNSKRGDFDIEYDNDAEQVLAEMEFLDTDTEAEREMKLQVLRIYSKRLDERKRRKDFILERNLLCPNPFEKYLSPEELQICEQYKVFTRFHSKEEHEELLKTIIKEHRLAKRIQELKEARIAGCVTAAEAYQFIEQKRTKEAEQGDCKESGQIGTGGKTSQRPNVSKVELGSSPRSIHKGTTESFPGIKDAPAAIQDIARTLEEWDISDFDGAELLSESEIKLCNDIRMLPPHYLNITRIMQLEISNGRVTKKSDAYPLFKFSPSKIDRIYDMLVEKGVVQEK, encoded by the exons ATGGGTCGGTGCTGCCGAGCTGCGTCACGCTCCTCTCCCATTGCTGCTGACGACAACag atccaAGAGAAAAAAGGTTGCCTTAAATGCTGACAATTTAGAAACTTCATCTGCAGCAG GCATGGGAATAACTACTGATGGCAAAGTATCACTATATCACTGTAATTACTGCAACAAAGATATTTCTGGGAAGATTCGCATCAAATGTGCCGTGTGTCAAGATTTTGATCTCTGCATTGAGTGCTTTTCTGTTGGTGTTGAGTTAACTCCTCATAAAAGCAATCATCCGTATCGGGTTATG GATAATCTATCTTTTCCGCTTATATGTCCAGATTGGAGTGCAGAGGAAGAGATGTTACTTCTTGAG GCCCTCGACATGTATGGATTTGGGAATTGGAATGATGTTGCAGACAACATTGGAACGAAAAGCAAATCTCAGTGTATTGACCACTATAATACTGTATATGTGAATTCACCATGTTTTCCTGTACCT GATTTGTCTCATTTTTCGGGAAAGAACAAAGAGGAACTCCTTGCCATGGCAAAGGGAAATCAAGTCAAGAAAG AATTTCCTCCAAATGCAGAGCTGACTCTGAAAGAAGAACCTCTCTTTTCTGATGGAATAAA CTCTGAAGAATCTAAGAAGGCAGAAACCACTAATCAAACAATGTCTAGGCTAACCTCAG CACACGATAAAGCTCTTTCAAGTTCAATCAAGAAGGCTTCCAATGTGAGCCAGAATAATGATGGAGTTAAGGTGGAAG tagAATCTCAAGCAGGTCGGAGCATCGGTGAAAAGAAACCTAAATTATCTGGGGAATATAGGCCTTCTATGAAAGTGTTGAGTGGGTACAATTCTAAGAGAGGTGACTTTGATATTGAATATGACAATGATGCTGAGCAAGTTTTGGCAGAAATGGAATTTTTGGACACTGATACTGAAGCTGAACGTGAAATGAAACTGCAAGTGCTCCGTATTTACTCAAAAAG GTTAGATGAACGAAAGCGCAGAAAAGATTTTATACTTGAAAGAAATTTACTTTGTCCCAATCCTTTTGAGAAATATCTCTCACCTGAAGAGCTTCAAATATGCGAACAGTACAAGGTCTTCACGCGATTTCACTCAAAAGAAGAGCACGAGGAGTTGCTAAAAACCATTATTAAAGAACACCGACTTGCCAAAAGAATACAAGAGTTAAAG GAAGCCAGAATTGCTGGCTGTGTAACTGCTGCTGAAGCATATCAATTTATTGAACAAAAGAGGACAAAAGAAGCCGAACAAGGTGACTGTAAAGAAAGTGGTCAGATTGGAACAGGTGGCAAGACTTCACAGAGACCAAATGTTTCCAAAGTAGAGCTTGGTAGTAGCCCGCGCAGTATCCATAAGGGCACTACAGAATCATTTCCTGGTATCAAGGATGCGCCAGCTGCCATACAAGATATCGCAAGGACACTAGAAGAATGGGATATCAGTGATTTTGATGGGGCTGAGTTGCTCTCTGAATCT GAAATAAAGCTTTGTAACGATATCAGAATGTTGCCGCCACACTACCTCAACATTACGCGGATTATGCAATTAGAAATTTCAAATGGCAGAGTAACCAAGAAATCTGATGCATATCCACTGTTCAAGTTCTCTCCAAGCAAGATTGATAGAATTTATGACATGCTTGTGGAAAAAGGAGTTGTTCAAGAAAAATGA
- the LOC11438940 gene encoding transcriptional adapter ADA2 isoform X3: MGITTDGKVSLYHCNYCNKDISGKIRIKCAVCQDFDLCIECFSVGVELTPHKSNHPYRVMDNLSFPLICPDWSAEEEMLLLEALDMYGFGNWNDVADNIGTKSKSQCIDHYNTVYVNSPCFPVPDLSHFSGKNKEELLAMAKGNQVKKEFPPNAELTLKEEPLFSDGINSEESKKAETTNQTMSRLTSAHDKALSSSIKKASNVSQNNDGVKVEVESQAGRSIGEKKPKLSGEYRPSMKVLSGYNSKRGDFDIEYDNDAEQVLAEMEFLDTDTEAEREMKLQVLRIYSKRLDERKRRKDFILERNLLCPNPFEKYLSPEELQICEQYKVFTRFHSKEEHEELLKTIIKEHRLAKRIQELKEARIAGCVTAAEAYQFIEQKRTKEAEQGDCKESGQIGTGGKTSQRPNVSKVELGSSPRSIHKGTTESFPGIKDAPAAIQDIARTLEEWDISDFDGAELLSESEIKLCNDIRMLPPHYLNITRIMQLEISNGRVTKKSDAYPLFKFSPSKIDRIYDMLVEKGVVQEK; encoded by the exons ATGGGAATAACTACTGATGGCAAAGTATCACTATATCACTGTAATTACTGCAACAAAGATATTTCTGGGAAGATTCGCATCAAATGTGCCGTGTGTCAAGATTTTGATCTCTGCATTGAGTGCTTTTCTGTTGGTGTTGAGTTAACTCCTCATAAAAGCAATCATCCGTATCGGGTTATG GATAATCTATCTTTTCCGCTTATATGTCCAGATTGGAGTGCAGAGGAAGAGATGTTACTTCTTGAG GCCCTCGACATGTATGGATTTGGGAATTGGAATGATGTTGCAGACAACATTGGAACGAAAAGCAAATCTCAGTGTATTGACCACTATAATACTGTATATGTGAATTCACCATGTTTTCCTGTACCT GATTTGTCTCATTTTTCGGGAAAGAACAAAGAGGAACTCCTTGCCATGGCAAAGGGAAATCAAGTCAAGAAAG AATTTCCTCCAAATGCAGAGCTGACTCTGAAAGAAGAACCTCTCTTTTCTGATGGAATAAA CTCTGAAGAATCTAAGAAGGCAGAAACCACTAATCAAACAATGTCTAGGCTAACCTCAG CACACGATAAAGCTCTTTCAAGTTCAATCAAGAAGGCTTCCAATGTGAGCCAGAATAATGATGGAGTTAAGGTGGAAG tagAATCTCAAGCAGGTCGGAGCATCGGTGAAAAGAAACCTAAATTATCTGGGGAATATAGGCCTTCTATGAAAGTGTTGAGTGGGTACAATTCTAAGAGAGGTGACTTTGATATTGAATATGACAATGATGCTGAGCAAGTTTTGGCAGAAATGGAATTTTTGGACACTGATACTGAAGCTGAACGTGAAATGAAACTGCAAGTGCTCCGTATTTACTCAAAAAG GTTAGATGAACGAAAGCGCAGAAAAGATTTTATACTTGAAAGAAATTTACTTTGTCCCAATCCTTTTGAGAAATATCTCTCACCTGAAGAGCTTCAAATATGCGAACAGTACAAGGTCTTCACGCGATTTCACTCAAAAGAAGAGCACGAGGAGTTGCTAAAAACCATTATTAAAGAACACCGACTTGCCAAAAGAATACAAGAGTTAAAG GAAGCCAGAATTGCTGGCTGTGTAACTGCTGCTGAAGCATATCAATTTATTGAACAAAAGAGGACAAAAGAAGCCGAACAAGGTGACTGTAAAGAAAGTGGTCAGATTGGAACAGGTGGCAAGACTTCACAGAGACCAAATGTTTCCAAAGTAGAGCTTGGTAGTAGCCCGCGCAGTATCCATAAGGGCACTACAGAATCATTTCCTGGTATCAAGGATGCGCCAGCTGCCATACAAGATATCGCAAGGACACTAGAAGAATGGGATATCAGTGATTTTGATGGGGCTGAGTTGCTCTCTGAATCT GAAATAAAGCTTTGTAACGATATCAGAATGTTGCCGCCACACTACCTCAACATTACGCGGATTATGCAATTAGAAATTTCAAATGGCAGAGTAACCAAGAAATCTGATGCATATCCACTGTTCAAGTTCTCTCCAAGCAAGATTGATAGAATTTATGACATGCTTGTGGAAAAAGGAGTTGTTCAAGAAAAATGA